A region of Streptomyces sp. TG1A-60 DNA encodes the following proteins:
- a CDS encoding gamma-glutamylcyclotransferase, which yields MSLYAAYSGNMDARLMSRRAPHSPLRATGWLNDWRLTFGGEHMGWEGALATVVEAPRSQVFVALYDIAPMDEEAMDRWVGVGLDIYRRMRVRVHTLEGEEPAWVYVLNGYEGGLPSARYLGEIADAAESAGAPHDYVMELRKRPC from the coding sequence ATGTCGCTCTACGCCGCCTACTCCGGCAACATGGACGCGCGGCTGATGTCCCGCCGCGCCCCCCACTCCCCGCTGCGCGCAACCGGCTGGCTGAACGACTGGCGGCTGACCTTCGGCGGCGAGCACATGGGCTGGGAGGGCGCCCTGGCCACGGTCGTCGAGGCGCCGCGCTCCCAGGTCTTCGTGGCGCTGTACGACATCGCCCCCATGGACGAGGAGGCGATGGACCGCTGGGTCGGCGTCGGCCTGGACATATACCGCCGGATGCGGGTCCGCGTCCACACACTGGAGGGCGAGGAACCCGCCTGGGTCTACGTCCTCAACGGCTACGAGGGCGGCCTGCCCTCGGCCCGCTACCTGGGTGAGATCGCGGACGCGGCGGAGTCGGCGGGCGCGCCCCACGACTACGTGATGGAACTGCGCAAGCGCCCCTGCTGA
- a CDS encoding uridine kinase, with amino-acid sequence MSSHPPIPTRVVLLSGPSGSGKSLLAARSGLPALRLDDFYKEGDDPTLPQVAGSADIDWDHPLSWDADAAVAAIEELCRTGRTTVPTYDISLSARTGAEALHIERTPVFIAEGIFAAEIVGRCRELGVLADALCLTRGPVKTFRRRFLRDLREGRKSVPFLLRRGWRLMRLERSIVARQTELGAHPCDRDEALGRLAAATPGRSATATA; translated from the coding sequence GTGAGTTCGCATCCCCCGATACCGACCCGGGTCGTCCTGCTGTCCGGTCCGTCCGGCTCAGGCAAATCCCTCCTCGCCGCCCGCTCCGGCCTGCCCGCGCTGCGGCTCGACGACTTCTACAAGGAGGGCGACGACCCGACGCTGCCTCAGGTGGCGGGCAGCGCGGACATCGACTGGGACCACCCGCTGTCCTGGGACGCGGACGCCGCCGTCGCGGCGATCGAGGAGCTGTGCCGCACGGGCCGTACGACCGTGCCGACGTACGACATCTCCCTGAGCGCGCGCACCGGCGCGGAGGCCCTGCACATCGAGCGGACGCCGGTGTTCATCGCCGAGGGCATCTTCGCCGCCGAGATCGTGGGGCGCTGCCGTGAACTCGGTGTCCTCGCGGACGCCCTGTGCCTGACCCGTGGTCCGGTGAAGACCTTCCGCCGCCGCTTCCTGCGCGATCTGCGGGAGGGCCGCAAGTCCGTGCCCTTCCTGCTGCGGCGCGGCTGGCGGCTGATGCGCCTGGAGCGCTCGATCGTGGCCCGCCAGACGGAGTTGGGCGCCCACCCCTGCGACAGGGACGAGGCCCTGGGCCGACTGGCCGCGGCCACCCCGGGCCGCTCCGCGACGGCTACGGCGTAG
- a CDS encoding phospho-sugar mutase: MHDDLIARAHAWLAEDPDPETRDELSELIDTADTAELTARFSGTLQFGTAGLRGELGAGPMRMNRSVVIRAAAGLAAYLGKKGETGGLVVIGYDARHKSADFARDTAAVMTGAGLRAAVLPRPLPTPVLAFAIRHLGAVAGVEVTASHNPPRDNGYKVYLGDGSQIVPPADAEIAAEIDAVRSLDDVPRPDGGWDILDDTVLDAYLARTDAVLAPGSPRTARTVYTAMHGVGRDTLLAAFARAGFPEPVLVAEQAEPDPDFPTVAFPNPEEPGAMDLAFAKARETDPDLIVANDPDADRCAVAVKDGADWRMLRGDEVGALLATHLVRRGARGTFAESIVSSSLLGRIAEKAGLPYEETLTGFKWIARVEDLRYGYEEALGYCVDPGGVRDKDGITAALAVTELASRLKEEGRTLLDLLDDIAVEHGLHATDQLSVRVQDLSVIARAMEQLREQPPTVLAGLPITKAEDLTRGTDRLPPTNGLRYTLDGARVIVRPSGTEPKLKCYLEVVVPVAAHAGLPAARAKATELLATIKRDLSTAAGI; the protein is encoded by the coding sequence GTGCACGACGACCTGATCGCCCGCGCCCACGCGTGGCTGGCCGAGGACCCCGACCCGGAGACCCGCGACGAACTCTCCGAACTGATCGACACGGCGGACACGGCAGAACTCACCGCCCGCTTCTCCGGCACCCTCCAGTTCGGCACAGCCGGCCTCCGCGGCGAACTCGGCGCCGGCCCCATGCGCATGAACCGCTCGGTCGTCATCCGCGCCGCCGCGGGCCTCGCCGCGTACCTGGGCAAGAAGGGCGAGACCGGCGGCCTGGTAGTCATCGGCTACGACGCCCGTCACAAGTCCGCCGACTTCGCCCGCGACACCGCCGCCGTCATGACCGGCGCCGGCCTCCGTGCGGCCGTCCTCCCCCGCCCCCTGCCCACGCCCGTCCTCGCCTTCGCCATAAGGCACCTGGGCGCGGTGGCCGGCGTGGAGGTCACGGCCAGCCACAACCCGCCGCGCGACAACGGCTACAAGGTGTACCTGGGCGACGGCTCCCAGATCGTGCCCCCGGCCGACGCCGAGATCGCGGCCGAGATCGACGCCGTACGGTCCCTCGACGACGTCCCCCGTCCGGACGGCGGCTGGGACATCCTCGACGACACCGTCCTGGACGCCTATCTGGCCCGTACGGACGCGGTTCTCGCCCCCGGCTCGCCCCGTACCGCCCGCACGGTCTACACGGCCATGCACGGCGTCGGCAGGGACACCCTCCTCGCCGCGTTCGCCCGCGCGGGCTTCCCGGAGCCCGTCCTCGTCGCCGAACAGGCCGAGCCGGACCCGGACTTCCCGACGGTCGCCTTCCCCAACCCGGAAGAGCCCGGCGCGATGGACCTCGCCTTCGCGAAGGCCCGCGAGACCGACCCGGACCTGATCGTCGCGAACGACCCGGACGCCGACCGCTGCGCGGTGGCCGTCAAGGACGGCGCCGACTGGCGGATGCTGCGCGGTGACGAGGTGGGCGCGCTCCTCGCCACCCATCTGGTCCGGCGCGGCGCGCGAGGCACCTTCGCCGAATCCATCGTCTCCTCCTCGCTCCTCGGCCGGATCGCCGAGAAGGCGGGCCTCCCCTACGAGGAGACCCTGACCGGCTTCAAGTGGATCGCCCGCGTCGAGGACCTGCGCTACGGCTACGAGGAGGCCCTCGGCTACTGCGTCGACCCCGGGGGTGTACGCGACAAGGACGGCATCACGGCGGCCCTCGCCGTCACCGAACTGGCGTCCCGGCTCAAGGAAGAGGGCCGCACGCTCCTCGACCTCCTCGACGACATCGCCGTCGAGCACGGGCTGCACGCCACCGACCAGCTCTCGGTCCGGGTCCAGGACCTCTCGGTCATCGCCCGCGCCATGGAACAGCTCCGTGAGCAGCCCCCGACCGTCCTCGCCGGCCTGCCCATCACCAAGGCGGAGGACCTCACCCGGGGCACGGACAGGCTCCCGCCCACGAACGGCCTCCGCTACACCCTCGACGGCGCCCGAGTGATCGTCCGCCCCAGCGGCACGGAACCCAAGCTCAAGTGCTACCTGGAGGTGGTCGTCCCGGTGGCCGCCCACGCCGGCCTCCCCGCCGCCCGCGCCAAGGCGACGGAGCTCCTGGCCACGATCAAGCGGGACCTGTCGACGGCAGCGGGCATCTGA
- a CDS encoding purine-nucleoside phosphorylase produces the protein MNASLLPDDIQGDPYAAADAAAARLRELTGSETHDVALVMGSGWAPAVDALGAPEAEFQVTELPCFPPPAVEGHGGKVRSYKIGDKRALVFLGRTHYYEGRGVAAVAHGVRTAVAAGVKTIVLTNGCGGLRDGMRPGQPVLISDHLNLTATSPIVGANFVDLTDLYSPRLRTLCKEIDPTLEEGVYAQFTGPHYETPAEIRMARVIGADLVGMSTVLEAIAAREAGAEVLGISLVTNLAAGMTGEPLNHEEVLQAGRDSATRMGALLTQVLGRL, from the coding sequence GTGAACGCATCTCTTCTTCCGGACGACATCCAGGGCGACCCCTACGCCGCCGCCGACGCCGCCGCCGCGCGCCTGCGCGAGCTGACGGGCTCCGAGACCCACGACGTCGCCCTTGTGATGGGCTCCGGCTGGGCTCCGGCCGTGGACGCCCTCGGCGCCCCCGAGGCCGAGTTCCAGGTCACCGAGCTGCCCTGTTTCCCTCCGCCGGCGGTCGAGGGGCACGGCGGCAAGGTCCGCTCGTACAAGATCGGTGACAAGCGCGCGCTCGTCTTCCTGGGGCGCACCCACTACTACGAGGGCCGCGGCGTCGCCGCCGTCGCACACGGTGTCCGTACGGCCGTCGCCGCGGGCGTGAAGACGATCGTGCTCACCAACGGCTGCGGCGGTCTCCGCGACGGCATGCGCCCCGGCCAGCCGGTCCTCATCAGCGACCACCTGAACCTGACGGCCACGTCGCCGATCGTCGGCGCGAACTTCGTCGACCTCACGGACCTCTACTCCCCGCGCCTGCGCACCCTGTGCAAGGAGATCGACCCGACCCTCGAAGAGGGCGTCTACGCGCAGTTCACCGGCCCCCACTACGAGACCCCGGCGGAGATCCGCATGGCCCGCGTCATCGGCGCGGACCTGGTCGGCATGTCGACGGTCCTTGAGGCCATCGCCGCGCGTGAGGCGGGCGCGGAGGTCCTGGGCATCTCCCTGGTCACCAACCTGGCCGCAGGCATGACCGGCGAACCCCTCAACCACGAGGAGGTCCTCCAGGCGGGCCGCGACTCGGCCACCCGGATGGGCGCGCTGCTGACGCAGGTACTGGGTCGCCTGTAG
- the deoC gene encoding deoxyribose-phosphate aldolase, with protein sequence MSTAAPHALADVTASDSTLRRFLHGLPGVDPVGLEARAASLGTRSIKTTAKAYAIDLAISMVDLTTLEGADTPGKIRSLGAKAVLPDPTDRTAPATAAVCVYPDMVPAAKAAVAGSTVKVASVATAFPAGRAPLAVKLADVHEAVTAGADEIDMVIDRGAFLAGNYLKVHDEITAVKDACGSTARLKVIFETGELSTYDNIRRAGWLGMLAGADFIKTSTGKVAVNATPANTLLMLEAVRDFRAQTGVQIGVKPAGGIRTTKDAIKFLVLVNETVGEDWLDNHWFRFGASSLLNDLLMQRQKLATGRYSGPDYVTVD encoded by the coding sequence ATGTCCACAGCTGCACCCCACGCTCTCGCCGACGTCACCGCGTCCGACAGCACGCTGCGCCGCTTCCTGCACGGGCTGCCCGGCGTCGACCCGGTCGGCCTGGAGGCGCGCGCCGCCTCCCTCGGCACCCGTTCCATCAAGACGACCGCCAAGGCGTACGCCATCGACCTGGCCATCTCCATGGTCGACCTGACGACCCTGGAAGGCGCGGACACCCCGGGCAAAATCCGGTCCCTCGGCGCCAAGGCGGTCCTACCCGACCCCACCGACCGGACGGCCCCCGCCACGGCCGCGGTCTGCGTCTACCCGGACATGGTGCCCGCCGCCAAGGCGGCCGTCGCCGGCTCCACCGTCAAGGTCGCCTCCGTCGCCACCGCCTTCCCGGCCGGCCGCGCCCCCCTCGCCGTGAAGCTTGCCGACGTCCACGAGGCCGTCACCGCCGGCGCCGACGAGATCGACATGGTCATCGACCGGGGCGCGTTCCTCGCGGGGAACTACCTCAAGGTCCACGACGAGATCACCGCCGTGAAGGACGCCTGCGGCTCCACGGCCCGCCTGAAGGTCATCTTCGAGACCGGCGAGCTCTCGACGTACGACAACATCCGCCGGGCCGGCTGGCTCGGCATGCTCGCGGGCGCGGACTTCATCAAGACCTCGACCGGCAAGGTCGCGGTGAACGCCACCCCCGCCAACACCCTCCTGATGCTGGAAGCAGTTCGCGACTTCCGCGCCCAGACCGGTGTGCAGATCGGCGTGAAGCCGGCCGGCGGCATCCGCACCACCAAGGACGCGATCAAGTTCCTCGTCCTGGTCAACGAGACCGTCGGCGAGGACTGGCTGGACAACCACTGGTTCCGCTTCGGCGCGTCCTCGCTCCTCAACGACCTGCTGATGCAGCGCCAGAAGCTGGCCACCGGCCGCTACTCCGGCCCCGACTACGTGACGGTGGACTGA
- a CDS encoding aldehyde dehydrogenase family protein produces MASAFDYAPAPESRAVVDIAPSYGLFVDGEFTEAADGKVFKTVSPASEEVLSEIARAGEADVDRAVKAARRAFEKWSALPGAERAKYLFRIARIVQERSRELAVLETLDNGKPIKETRDADLPLVAAHFFYYAGWADKLDHAGFGADPTPLGVAGQVIPWNFPLLMLAWKIAPALATGNTVVLKPAETTPLSALFFADICRQAGLPKGVVNILPGYGDTGAALVAHPDVDKVAFTGSTAVGKEIAKTVAGTRKKLTLELGGKGANIVFDDAPIDQAVEGIVNGIFFNQGQVCCAGSRLLVQESIQDELLDSLKRRLSTLRLGDPLDKNTDIGAINSEEQLTRITSLVERGESEGAERWSPACELPSAGYWFAPTLFTNVTQAHTVARDEIFGPVLSVLTFRTPDEAVAKANNTQYGLSAGIWTEKGSRILAVANKLRAGVVWSNTFNKFDPTSPFGGYKESGFGREGGRHGLEAYLDV; encoded by the coding sequence ATGGCATCCGCATTCGACTACGCCCCGGCACCCGAGTCCCGCGCGGTCGTCGACATCGCACCCTCGTACGGCCTGTTCGTCGACGGCGAGTTCACCGAGGCCGCCGACGGCAAGGTCTTCAAGACGGTCAGCCCCGCCTCCGAGGAGGTCCTCTCCGAGATCGCGCGGGCGGGCGAGGCGGACGTGGACCGCGCGGTGAAGGCGGCCCGCAGGGCCTTCGAGAAGTGGTCGGCCCTCCCCGGCGCGGAGCGCGCGAAGTACCTCTTCCGCATCGCCCGCATCGTCCAGGAGCGCTCCCGCGAACTGGCCGTCCTGGAAACCCTCGACAACGGCAAGCCGATCAAGGAGACCCGCGACGCCGACCTCCCCCTGGTCGCCGCGCACTTCTTCTACTACGCGGGCTGGGCCGACAAGCTCGACCACGCCGGGTTCGGCGCGGACCCCACGCCGCTCGGCGTGGCGGGCCAGGTCATCCCCTGGAACTTCCCGCTCCTCATGCTCGCCTGGAAGATCGCCCCGGCGCTCGCGACCGGCAACACGGTCGTCCTGAAGCCCGCCGAGACGACCCCCCTCTCCGCGCTCTTCTTCGCGGACATCTGCCGCCAGGCGGGCCTCCCGAAGGGCGTCGTCAACATCCTCCCCGGCTACGGCGACACGGGCGCGGCCCTGGTCGCGCACCCGGACGTCGACAAGGTCGCCTTCACCGGCTCCACGGCGGTCGGCAAGGAGATCGCGAAGACGGTCGCGGGCACCCGCAAGAAGCTCACCCTCGAACTGGGCGGCAAGGGCGCCAACATCGTCTTCGACGACGCCCCGATCGACCAGGCCGTCGAGGGCATCGTGAACGGCATCTTCTTCAACCAGGGCCAGGTCTGCTGCGCGGGCTCCCGCCTCCTGGTCCAGGAGTCGATCCAGGACGAGCTGCTCGACTCCCTGAAGCGCCGCCTCTCCACGCTCCGCCTCGGCGACCCGCTGGACAAGAACACGGACATCGGCGCGATCAACTCCGAGGAGCAGCTCACCCGTATCACCTCGCTCGTCGAGCGCGGCGAGTCGGAGGGCGCCGAGCGCTGGTCCCCGGCCTGTGAACTGCCCTCCGCCGGCTACTGGTTCGCCCCGACGCTCTTCACGAACGTCACCCAGGCGCACACCGTCGCCCGTGACGAGATCTTCGGCCCGGTCCTGTCGGTCCTCACCTTCCGTACCCCGGACGAGGCCGTCGCCAAGGCCAACAACACCCAGTACGGCCTCTCGGCGGGCATCTGGACCGAGAAGGGCTCCCGGATCCTGGCCGTGGCGAACAAGCTCCGTGCGGGCGTCGTCTGGTCCAACACGTTCAACAAGTTCGACCCGACGTCGCCGTTCGGCGGTTACAAGGAGTCGGGCTTCGGCCGCGAAGGCGGTCGCCACGGCCTGGAGGCGTACCTCGATGTCTGA
- a CDS encoding aldehyde dehydrogenase family protein yields the protein MSDRLSVFKTYKLYVGGKFPRSESGRVYEVTDSKNKWLANAPLSSRKDARDAVVAARKAFGAWSGATAYNRGQVLYRVAEMLEGRKGQFVHEVADAEGLSKSKAAAQVEATIDRWVWYAGWTDKIAQVVGGGNPVAGPYFNLSTPEPTGVVAVLAPQESSFLGLVSVLAPVIATGNTAVVIASEKSPLPALSLGEVLATSDVPGGVVNVLSGRTAEIAAPLAAHQDVNAIDLAGADDVLAKELEIAAADNLKRVLRPQPVDDWTAAPGIDRMTAFLETKTVWHPTGSLGASGSAY from the coding sequence ATGTCTGACCGTCTCAGTGTGTTCAAGACCTACAAGCTGTACGTCGGCGGGAAGTTCCCGCGTTCCGAGAGCGGCCGGGTGTACGAGGTGACTGACTCGAAGAACAAGTGGCTGGCCAACGCCCCGCTCTCCTCCCGCAAGGACGCCCGTGACGCGGTCGTCGCCGCCCGCAAGGCGTTCGGTGCCTGGTCCGGCGCGACGGCGTACAACCGGGGCCAGGTCCTCTACCGCGTCGCGGAGATGCTGGAGGGCCGCAAGGGGCAGTTCGTCCACGAGGTCGCCGACGCCGAGGGCCTGTCGAAGTCGAAGGCCGCCGCCCAGGTGGAGGCGACGATCGACCGCTGGGTCTGGTACGCGGGCTGGACCGACAAGATCGCCCAGGTGGTCGGCGGCGGAAACCCGGTCGCGGGCCCGTACTTCAACCTCTCCACCCCCGAACCGACGGGCGTGGTGGCCGTCCTGGCCCCCCAGGAGTCGTCCTTCCTGGGCCTGGTCTCCGTCCTCGCCCCGGTGATCGCCACGGGCAACACGGCGGTCGTGATCGCTAGCGAGAAGTCCCCCCTCCCGGCACTGTCGTTGGGCGAGGTGCTGGCCACCTCCGACGTACCCGGCGGTGTGGTCAACGTCCTCTCCGGCCGTACGGCGGAGATCGCGGCCCCCCTCGCCGCCCACCAGGACGTCAACGCGATCGACCTGGCCGGCGCGGACGACGTGCTGGCGAAGGAACTGGAGATCGCCGCGGCCGACAACCTCAAGCGCGTCCTGCGTCCACAGCCTGTGGACGACTGGACGGCCGCGCCGGGCATCGACCGCATGACGGCGTTCCTGGAGACGAAGACGGTGTGGCACCCGACGGGGTCGCTGGGCGCGTCGGGTTCGGCGTACTGA
- a CDS encoding NAD(P)H-quinone dehydrogenase, giving the protein MEHVTRIVIIGGGPGGYEAALVAAQLGAEVTVVDCDGLGGASVLTDCVPSKTLIATAEVMTTFDSSYEELGIIVADDTPHIDTPARVVGVDLGKVNRRVKRLALAQSHDITASVTRAGARVMRGRGRLDGQQDLDGSRKVVVRVADGSEETLTADAVLIATGGHPRELPDAQPDGERILNWTQVYDLDELPEELIVVGSGVTGAEFAGAYQALGSRVTLVSSRDRVLPGEDPDAAAVLEDVFRRRGMNVMARSRAQSAKRVGDRVEVTLADGRVISGTHCLMAVGAIPNSAGMGLEEAGVKVKESGHIWTDKVSRTTAPGVYAAGDVTGVFALASVAAMQGRIAMYHFLGDAVAPLNLKTVSSNVFTDPEIATVGYTQADLDAGVIDAVGVKLPLLRNPRAKMQGIRDGFVKIFCRPGTGIVVGGVVVSPRASELIHPISIAVDNNLTVEQIAKAFTVYPSLSGSIAEVARQLHTRKSGDGA; this is encoded by the coding sequence ATGGAACATGTGACTCGGATCGTGATCATCGGTGGCGGACCCGGCGGATATGAAGCGGCGTTGGTGGCCGCGCAGCTCGGCGCGGAGGTGACCGTCGTGGACTGCGACGGTCTGGGTGGCGCGTCGGTGCTGACCGACTGCGTGCCGTCGAAGACCCTCATCGCCACGGCCGAGGTGATGACGACCTTCGACTCCTCGTACGAGGAGCTGGGGATCATCGTCGCCGACGACACCCCGCACATCGACACGCCCGCGCGTGTCGTCGGGGTGGACCTCGGCAAGGTCAACCGGCGTGTGAAGCGGCTCGCGCTGGCGCAGTCGCACGACATCACCGCTTCCGTGACGCGCGCCGGCGCGCGGGTCATGCGCGGGCGCGGGCGGCTGGACGGGCAGCAGGACCTGGACGGGTCGCGCAAGGTCGTCGTACGGGTGGCCGACGGGTCCGAGGAGACGCTGACCGCCGACGCCGTGCTCATCGCCACCGGCGGTCATCCGCGGGAGCTGCCCGACGCGCAGCCGGACGGGGAGCGGATCCTCAACTGGACGCAGGTCTACGACCTCGACGAGCTGCCGGAAGAGCTGATCGTGGTCGGGTCCGGTGTGACCGGCGCCGAGTTCGCCGGTGCCTATCAGGCGCTCGGGTCGCGTGTCACGCTCGTGTCCAGCCGTGACCGCGTGCTGCCGGGCGAGGACCCGGACGCCGCCGCGGTCCTCGAAGACGTCTTCCGGCGGCGTGGCATGAACGTCATGGCGCGGTCCCGGGCCCAGTCCGCCAAGCGGGTGGGGGACCGGGTCGAGGTGACGCTCGCCGACGGACGGGTCATCAGCGGGACGCACTGCCTGATGGCCGTCGGCGCCATCCCCAACAGCGCGGGGATGGGGCTGGAGGAGGCCGGGGTCAAGGTCAAGGAGTCCGGGCACATCTGGACCGACAAGGTTTCCCGGACGACGGCGCCCGGCGTGTACGCCGCCGGTGACGTGACCGGGGTCTTCGCTCTCGCCTCCGTGGCCGCCATGCAGGGCCGTATCGCGATGTACCACTTCCTCGGCGACGCCGTGGCCCCGCTCAACCTGAAGACCGTCTCCTCGAACGTCTTCACCGACCCCGAGATCGCCACCGTCGGCTACACCCAGGCCGACCTGGACGCCGGGGTCATCGACGCCGTCGGGGTGAAGCTGCCGCTGCTGCGCAACCCGCGCGCCAAGATGCAGGGCATCCGGGACGGCTTCGTCAAGATCTTCTGCCGGCCGGGCACCGGCATCGTGGTCGGTGGTGTGGTGGTCTCCCCGCGCGCCTCCGAACTCATCCATCCGATCTCGATCGCGGTCGACAACAACCT
- a CDS encoding PH domain-containing protein translates to MYRSPAGLAGGVLLLALGGWLGGDALVSGDGRTPWLALALLLVAVPLVAAFSVRPAVFANDERLRVRNPFRVIELPWASIVSLRSGYTNEVIDSSGAKYQLWAIPVSLRARKKAARIQARDAHRVAKGDSSGRTSLVARPVPASETDQFMADLRELCEMRARAAGSQGEPSVRWAWEIMGPAAAGAVLLAVLVALG, encoded by the coding sequence GTGTACCGGTCGCCCGCCGGACTGGCGGGCGGGGTGTTGCTGCTGGCGCTGGGCGGGTGGCTCGGCGGGGACGCGTTGGTGTCGGGGGACGGGCGTACGCCCTGGCTGGCCCTGGCGTTGTTGCTGGTGGCCGTGCCGCTGGTGGCCGCCTTCTCCGTCCGGCCGGCCGTCTTCGCCAATGACGAGCGGCTGCGGGTGCGCAATCCGTTCCGGGTGATCGAGCTGCCCTGGGCGAGCATCGTGTCCCTGCGCTCCGGCTACACCAACGAGGTGATCGACTCCAGCGGCGCCAAGTATCAGCTGTGGGCGATTCCCGTTTCGCTGCGGGCCCGCAAGAAGGCCGCCCGGATTCAGGCCCGGGACGCCCATCGGGTGGCCAAGGGGGACAGCAGCGGCCGTACCTCCCTGGTCGCGCGGCCGGTGCCTGCTTCCGAGACCGACCAGTTCATGGCTGACCTGCGAGAACTGTGCGAGATGCGGGCCAGGGCGGCCGGGTCGCAGGGGGAGCCGAGTGTACGGTGGGCCTGGGAGATCATGGGGCCCGCGGCGGCGGGGGCCGTGTTGCTGGCGGTGCTGGTCGCGCTGGGCTGA
- the afsQ1 gene encoding two-component system response regulator AfsQ1 yields MPSLLLIEDDDAIRTALELSLTRQGHRVATAATGEDGLKLLREQRPDLIVLDVMLPGIDGFEVCRRIRRTDQLPIILLTARSDDIDVVVGLESGADDYVVKPVQGRVLDARIRAVLRRGEREANDAATFGSLVIDRAAMTVTKNGEDLQLTPTELRLLLELSRRPGQALSRQQLLRLVWEHDYLGDSRLVDACVQRLRAKVEDVPSSPTLIRTVRGVGYRLDVPQ; encoded by the coding sequence GTGCCTTCCCTGTTGCTGATCGAGGACGACGACGCCATCCGCACGGCCCTGGAGCTCTCACTGACGCGCCAGGGGCACCGTGTCGCCACCGCCGCCACCGGCGAGGATGGCCTCAAGCTGCTGCGCGAACAGCGGCCTGATCTGATCGTTTTGGACGTGATGCTGCCTGGAATCGACGGCTTCGAGGTGTGCCGGCGGATCCGGCGCACCGACCAGCTGCCGATCATCCTGCTGACCGCGCGCAGCGACGACATCGACGTCGTGGTGGGCCTGGAGTCCGGCGCGGACGACTACGTGGTCAAGCCCGTGCAGGGGCGGGTGCTGGACGCCCGTATCCGCGCGGTGCTGCGGCGCGGTGAGCGCGAGGCCAACGACGCGGCGACCTTCGGCAGCCTGGTGATCGACCGCGCGGCGATGACCGTGACGAAGAACGGCGAGGACCTCCAACTGACACCCACCGAGCTGCGGCTGCTCCTGGAGCTGAGCCGCCGTCCCGGACAGGCTCTGTCCCGGCAGCAGTTGCTGCGGCTGGTGTGGGAGCACGACTATCTGGGCGACTCCCGTCTGGTGGACGCGTGCGTGCAGCGGCTGCGCGCCAAGGTCGAGGACGTACCGTCGTCGCCGACCCTGATCCGTACCGTGCGCGGCGTGGGTTACCGGCTGGACGTTCCTCAGTGA